The following are encoded in a window of Vigna unguiculata cultivar IT97K-499-35 chromosome 8, ASM411807v1, whole genome shotgun sequence genomic DNA:
- the LOC114193174 gene encoding amino acid transporter AVT6C-like — protein sequence MKIESHSDIIEAVQPLLSPECGHSAEHRSAPNGSISGAVFNISTTMIGAGIMSVPATMKVLGIVPGFVVILLVALVTDVTVEFMLRYTSSGKSTTYAGMMGESFGSVGSLAVKICVLITNFGILIIYLIILGDVLCGNESNGTTHLGVLQEWFGMNWWTSRAFTLLIVVLFIMLPLVMLRRVDSLRYTSAISILLALVFLAICSSMAISALLSGKTQSLRMVPDFSQVTVLDLFTTIPVFVTGFGFHVNVHPIRAEIGKVRHMGKAVKISLVICIVVYFAIGFFAYLLFGDSIMPDVLVNFDENSDTHVGRLLNDIVRISYALHLALVFPIMNYSLRINIDELIFSNKNLPPLASDTPRFVSLTLSLLALTYLVAVAIPNIWYFFQFLGSTTVVCTSFVFPAAIVLRDMHGISETKDRVIAISVIVFAVGTSGIAIWTNLNPGNG from the exons ATGAAGATTGAATCTCACTCCGACATCATTGAAGCAGTCCAGCCGCTCCTGTCGCCGGAGTGCGGGCACTCGGCGGAGCATCGGAGTGCGCCGAATGGGTCAATCAGCGGAGCGGTGTTCAACATATCGACAACCATGATCGGCGCCGGAATCATGTCGGTTCCGGCGACGATGAAGGTGCTGGGCATAGTTCCGGGGTTCGTGGTGATCCTGTTGGTGGCACTTGTAACAGATGTGACCGTGGAGTTTATGCTGAGGTACACGAGTTCCGGAAAATCCACTACTTACGCGGGCATGATGGGTGAATCGTTTGGGTCCGTTGGATCCCTCGCCGTTAAGATTTGCGTTCTCATAACCAATTTCGGAATCCTTATTATATATCTCATTATTCTAG GAGACGTGCTGTGTGGAAATGAGTCGAACGGAACTACACACTTGGGTGTTCTACAAGAATGGTTTGGCATGAATTGGTGGACCTCTCGTGCTTTTACTCTTCTTATCGTTGTTCTCTTCATAATGCTTCCACTCGTAATGTTACGTCGTGTTG ATTCACTAAGGTATACTTCTGCAATATCAATCCTACTGGCATTGGTCTTTCTTGCAATATGCTCATCAATGGCGATCAGTGCATTGTTGTCCGGCAAAACTCAATCACTAAGAATGGTCCCTGATTTCTCTCAAGTCACAGTCCTTGATCTTTTCACCACTATCCCTGTTTTTGTCACTGGTTTCGGATTCCATGTCAATG TTCATCCAATTAGAGCAGAGATTGGAAAAGTTAGACACATGGGTAAGGCTGTGAAGATTTCTCTGGTAATATGCATAGTTGTTTACTTTGCCATTGGCTTCTTTGCGTACCTATTATTTGGGGACTCAATCATGCCCGATGTGTTGGTAAACTTTGATGAAAACTCTGATACCCATGTTGGTCGATTGCTGAATGATATTGTTAGAATAAGCTATGCACTCCATCTTGCCCTTGTCTTCCCCATCATGAACTATTCCTTGAGGatcaacattgatgaacttattttctcaaacaaaaatttaccTCCCTTGGCTTCAGACACCCCAAGATTTGTGTCACTCACTCTGTCTTTGCTTGCCCTCACATACTTGGTGGCTGTGGCCATCCCAAACATTTGGTATTTCTTTCAGTTCTTGGGATCCACAACCGTCGTTTGCACCTCGTTCGTCTTTCCTGCTGCAATTGTTCTAAG GGACATGCATGGCATATCAGAGACAAAAGATCGAGTGATTGCAATTTCGGTCATTGTTTTTGCTGTTGGGACAAGCGGAATTGCTATATGGACCAACTTGAATCCAGGGAATGGTTAA
- the LOC114195434 gene encoding amino acid transporter AVT6C-like, whose product MSPVAGARVPLLPDSKGGVPPATVSGAVFNVANSIIGAGIMSLPATLKVLGVIPALVLILVIAFLAEISVEFLMRFTRAGETTTYAGVMRESFGPVGAIAAQIAVVLTNMGCLIMYLIIAADVFSGNNRQGEVHLGVLQQWFGVQWWNSREFALLVILLLILLPLVLYRRVESLKFSSAISTFLAVAFVATCTVLAIIAIIEGRTQSPKLIPRLDQQTTFFDLFTAVPVIVTAYTFHFNVHPIGFELANASDMATAVRLALLLCAAIYFSIGLFGYLLFGDSTQSDILVNFDQNTGSAVGSLLNVLVRLSYGFHVILTFPLLNFSLRTNIDEFFFPKKPLLATDSKRFVSLTIVLLVLSYLAAVAVPDIWYIFQFVGSTSTVCLSFVFPGAIVLRDSYGIATKRDKIIALVMVILAAITSVIAISTNIYKLFQ is encoded by the exons ATGTCGCCGGTGGCCGGAGCTCGTGTCCCTCTCCTCCCTGACTCTAAGGGTGGTGTTCCTCCGGCAACGGTTTCCGGTGCTGTTTTCAATGTCGCTAACAGCATAATCGGCGCTGGCATAATGTCTCTTCCGGCAACCTTGAAGGTTCTGGGAGTGATTCCGGCCTTGGTGCTGATTCTAGTGATTGCGTTTCTGGCAGAAATTTCTGTAGAGTTCCTGATGAGGTTCACGCGTGCTGGCGAAACGACAACGTATGCTGGTGTTATGAGAGAGTCATTTGGACCGGTGGGAGCTATAGCAGCTCAGATCGCTGTTGTACTTACTAATATGGGGTGTTTAATTATGTACCTTATTATTGCTG CGGATGTGTTTTCTGGTAATAATCGCCAAGGGGAAGTACACTTAGGTGTTTTGCAACAATGGTTTGGAGTTCAATGGTGGAATTCAAGGGAATTTGCTTTGTTAGTTATCTTGCTCTTGATTTTGCTTCCATTGGTCTTGTACCGTCGTGTAG AGTCGTTGAAGTTCAGTTCTGCGATATCGACTTTTCTTGCTGTGGCCTTTGTTGCAACTTGTACTGTGTTGGCCATTATTGCTATTATAGAAGGAAGAACACAGTCTCCTAAATTGATTCCTCGGTTGGACCAACAAACCACTTTCTTTGACCTGTTTACTGCAGTTCCAGTGATAGTCACAGCTtacacatttcattttaatg TGCATCCAATTGGGTTTGAGCTTGCCAATGCATCAGATATGGCAACAGCAGTTCGATTAGCATTACTGCTCTGTGCAGCTATTTACTTTTCCATAGGACTGTTTGGGTATCTCTTGTTTGGGGATTCCACACAATCTGATATTCTAGTAAATTTTGACCAGAATACTGGATCTGCTGTTGGTTCCTTGCTCAATGTTTTAGTTCGATTAAGCTATGGATTTCATGTTATACTCACTTTTCCACTTCTGAACTTCTCCTTGAGAACCAACATAGACGAATTCTTCTTCCCCAAGAAGCCTCTATTAGCCACAGATTCTAAGAGATTTGTGAGTCTCACTATAGTGTTACTAGTCTTGAGCTACCTTGCTGCTGTAGCAGTTCCAGATATTTGGTACATCTTTCAGTTTGTAGGATCAACCTCTACTGTGTGTCTTTCCTTTGTCTTTCCTGGTGCTATTGTTCTAAG GGATTCATACGGTATAGCAACTAAAAGGGACAAAATCATTGCACTGGTTATGGTCATACTAGCTGCAATAACAAGTGTGATTGCAATCTCCACCAACATATACAAACTTTTTCAGTAG